The proteins below are encoded in one region of Triticum aestivum cultivar Chinese Spring chromosome 1B, IWGSC CS RefSeq v2.1, whole genome shotgun sequence:
- the LOC123084214 gene encoding wall-associated receptor kinase 2-like, with amino-acid sequence MQQMWMALTTMLLLLAVGAAAAATSTTTTRGCRPSCGGVDIPYPFGIGIGCFHKGFEIDCTMDGPVLAGSSLRVKHLSIHPDVSLVMLPIGWKCYNASSTTEAVDSSYGETTMNKDGVYRISNTHNMLVVIGCDTMGYTASMKTDGGLASHAYYTGCMSYCNNSASVQDGLCAGVGCCHVDIPPGLTHNYFKFNAYGHSSMMDYSPCDYAFLVDRNNYTFRRSDLKMDTNRTSPVWLDWAIRGNGSISGDILSCNQAARTSEYACVSDHSDCLDSTNGPGYNCRCSEGYRGDAYIVDGCTNIDECANPADYHCYGVCTDTQGSYVCECPAGYRSHDPRKELCTQKFPLAAQISISAISGILVLALLSFIYVLHKERREARDFFRKNGGLTLKDATSIKIFKMEELKPILKKHNLIGKGAFGEVYKGDVDGVLVAIKKPIGDNVLENNQFPNEVIIQSQVIDKNIVRLRGCCLEVDTPMLVYEFISNGSLEDILHKHKSKLLNLDVRLSILQEPAHGLSYMHSQTHTTILHGDVKPANILLDEYFTPKISDFGISRLTAKGKEQTANIIGDMTYMDLVYLKTGRLTNRSDVYSFGVVILELISRKKATHSDNNSLVGSFQECHQREGTSLKLFDPEIATAGNFEILDKLAQIAMECLNLDVIRRRWLNTHIARERLLLLDQARGEEKLRENSDSTTVWC; translated from the exons ATGCAGCAAATGTGGATGGCACTGACGACCATGCTGCTACTCCTTGCGGTAGGAGCAGCAGCGGCAGCTACCAGCACGACGACAACTCGTGGGTGTCGGCCGAGCTGCGGTGGCGTGGACATCCCCTACCCTTTCGGCATCGGCATTGGTTGCTTCCACAAGGGGTTCGAGATCGACTGCACCATGGACGGCCCAGTGCTCGCCGGCTCGTCCCTTCGGGTAAAGCACCTGTCGATCCATCCAGACGTGTCGCTGGTGATGCTCCCCATTGGATGGAAGTGCTACAACGCCTCCAGCACAACTGAAGCGGTGGACTCCAGCTACGGGGAGACGACGATGAACAAGGATGGCGTGTACCGCATCTCCAACACACACAACATGCTCGTCGTCATCGGCTGCGACACCATGGGCTACACCGCAAGCATGAAAACCGACGGTGGCTTGGCCTCTCACGCCTACTACACCGGGTGCATGTCCTACTGCAACAACTCGGCCAGCGTGCAGGACGGTCTCTGTGCCGGCGTCGGCTGCTGCCACGTCGACATCCCGCCGGGGCTCACCCACAACTACTTCAAGTTCAACGCCTACGGCCACTCCAGCATGATGGACTACAGCCCCTGCGACTACGCCTTCCTTGTCGACAGGAACAACTACACCTTCCGCCGGTCCGACCTCAAGATGGACACAAACCGGACTTCGCCGGTGTGGCTGGACTGGGCCATTCGCGGCAACGGCTCCATCTCCGGCGATATATTGTCGTGCAACCAAGCTGCCAGGACCAGTGAGTACGCCTGTGTCAGTGATCACAGCGACTGCCTCGACTCCACCAATGGGCCTGGCTACAACTGCAGGTGCTCTGAAGGCTATCGGGGCGACGCTTACATTGTGGAcggatgcacca ATATAGATGAATGCGCGAATCCGGCCGACTACCATTGCTACGGTGTATGCACGGACACCCAAGGATCATACGTATGCGAATGTCCTGCTGGTTATCGGAGCCATGACCCAAGAAAGGAACTATGTACTCAAAAGTTCCCACTTGCAGCACAGATTTCCATAA GTGCAATAAGTGGCATTCTCGTCTTGGCACTCTTGTCATTCATTTATGTACTTCACAAAGAGAGGCGGGAGGCCAGGGACTTTTTCCGAAAGAATGGTGGTCTTACATTAAAGGATGCTACAAGTATTAAGATTTTCAAAATGGAGGAGCTCAAACCAATTCTAAAGAAACACAATTTAATTGGTAAAGGTGCCTTTGGTGAAGTTTACAAGGGTGATGTTGATGGAGTTCTAGTCGCAATAAAGAAACCAATTGGTGATAATGTGTTAGAGAACAACCAATTTCCAAATGAAGTCATTATCCAGTCTCAAGTCATCGATAAGAACATTGTAAGGCTTAGAGGTTGTTGCCTAGAAGTGGATACCCCCATGCTAGTGTACGAATTCATCTCCAATGGAAGCTTGGAAGACATTCTTCACAAGCATAAAAGCAAGCTTCTCAACTTGGATGTACGTCTAAGTATTCTTCAAGAACCAGCACATGGTCTATCATATATGCACTCACAAACCCACACCACAATCTTGCATGGTGATGTTAAACCAGCAAACATTCTCTTGGATGAATATTTTACGCCGAAGATCTCAGATTTTGGCATATCAAGGTTGACTGCAAAAGGCAAGGAACAAACTGCAAACATCATAGGTGATATGACTTATATGGATCTAGTTTACCTAAAGACAGGCCGATTGACCAACAGAAGTGATGTCTATAGTTTTGGGGTTGTCATCCTAGAACTCATTAGCAGGAAGAAGGCCACTCACTCTGACAATAATAGCTTAGTGGGCAGCTTCCAAGAGTGTCATCAAAGAGAGGGGACATCGCTGAAGTTGTTTGATCCAGAAATTGCAACAGCAGGCAATTTCGAAATTCTTGACAAGCTAGCACAGATTGCTATGGAGTGTCTTAATCTTGATGTCATTCGGAGGAGATG